In a genomic window of Spartinivicinus poritis:
- the aroB gene encoding 3-dehydroquinate synthase, whose protein sequence is MEKLIVDLAERSYPIYIGQQLIDQFEYYQPHIDGKQVLIVTNDTVAPLYLERVKQTLTGHYQVAEVVLSDGEQYKTLATVEKIYDVLLTNKFNRTVTLVALGGGVIGDITGFAAATYQRGVNFIQVPTTLLAQVDSSVGGKTGVNHPLGKNMIGAFYQPKCVIADTTTLNTLPDRELSAGIAEVIKYGLISDKPFFEWLEEHVSSLVSRCSDSLGYAVLRSCENKAWVVAQDEKEGGIRAILNLGHTFGHAIENFMGYGRWLHGEAVAAGMVQAADLSCRIGWITESEVSGVKSLLKQASLPIEPPEEMSCNDYLELMAVDKKVIDGQLRLVLLESIGKAIVTADFDRQLLLDTLG, encoded by the coding sequence ATGGAAAAGTTAATTGTCGATTTAGCTGAAAGAAGTTATCCCATATATATTGGCCAACAATTAATTGACCAGTTTGAATACTATCAGCCTCATATTGATGGCAAGCAAGTCTTAATTGTCACGAATGACACAGTAGCGCCTTTATATCTTGAACGAGTTAAACAAACTCTGACTGGTCATTACCAAGTGGCTGAAGTGGTGTTGTCTGATGGTGAGCAATATAAAACCTTAGCAACTGTTGAAAAAATCTACGATGTATTACTAACCAATAAATTCAACCGTACCGTGACACTAGTTGCCTTAGGTGGTGGTGTTATAGGGGATATTACCGGTTTTGCAGCTGCTACCTATCAGCGAGGGGTTAACTTTATTCAAGTGCCAACTACCCTTCTTGCTCAAGTAGACTCATCTGTTGGTGGCAAAACAGGAGTAAATCACCCACTGGGTAAAAACATGATTGGTGCTTTTTATCAGCCCAAATGTGTCATTGCCGATACAACCACCTTAAATACTCTGCCAGATCGAGAGTTGTCAGCAGGTATTGCTGAAGTAATTAAGTATGGTTTGATTTCCGATAAACCTTTTTTTGAGTGGCTGGAAGAGCATGTTAGCTCACTGGTTAGCAGATGCTCTGATAGTTTAGGCTATGCCGTTTTACGCTCTTGTGAAAATAAGGCATGGGTTGTTGCTCAAGATGAAAAAGAAGGTGGTATTCGCGCTATTTTAAATCTAGGCCATACCTTTGGTCATGCTATTGAGAATTTTATGGGCTATGGTAGGTGGCTACATGGTGAAGCCGTAGCTGCTGGTATGGTACAAGCGGCAGACTTGTCGTGCCGGATTGGCTGGATAACTGAATCAGAAGTATCAGGAGTTAAGTCACTGTTAAAACAGGCTAGCTTGCCGATTGAGCCACCAGAAGAAATGTCTTGTAATGATTATTTAGAGCTAATGGCTGTAGATAAAAAAGTAATTGATGGTCAGCTTCGGTTAGTATTGTTAGAGTCGATAGGCAAAGCTATTGTGACAGCTGATTTTGATCGACAGTTGTTGCTTGATACTCTTGGCTAA
- the aroK gene encoding shikimate kinase AroK, translating into MSKYNIFLIGPMGAGKSTIGRLLSKELNLPFKDSDREIEARSGADIPWIFDVEGEEGFRLRETGMLQDLVLDERVVLATGGGAVLRQENRQLLTTYGTVVYLETSVEQQLERTARDKRRPLLQQADPRTVLTELLSVRGPIYESLADITIHTDGKSPRGVVSEITEALDQLNLNRPQ; encoded by the coding sequence CGATGGGTGCTGGTAAAAGCACCATCGGGCGTTTGCTTTCTAAAGAGCTGAACTTGCCGTTTAAAGACTCTGACCGAGAGATCGAAGCTCGGTCGGGTGCTGATATCCCCTGGATCTTTGATGTTGAAGGTGAAGAGGGCTTTCGGCTGCGGGAAACCGGTATGCTGCAGGATTTGGTACTAGATGAACGGGTAGTGCTAGCCACTGGTGGGGGTGCGGTGTTGCGTCAGGAAAATCGTCAGTTGCTGACCACCTATGGTACAGTGGTATATCTGGAGACCAGTGTTGAGCAACAGCTAGAGCGTACTGCTCGAGACAAACGTCGGCCATTACTACAACAGGCTGATCCAAGAACAGTATTAACTGAGTTGTTATCTGTTAGGGGGCCAATCTATGAATCACTGGCTGATATCACTATTCATACCGATGGTAAGTCCCCCCGTGGTGTGGTAAGTGAGATTACCGAAGCGCTAGACCAGCTGAATCTGAATAGACCCCAGTAA